The region CGGTTTCCTGAAGGGCATTCTGGCGGCGTCCGCTGTGGGTGCAGCACCGTTCACCATTCTCAAGGCGGGCCCGTCCCCGAACAGCAAGGTCCACATTGCCTGCGTCGGTGTCGGCGGCGGAATCTTCGGCACCGCGGCCTGGCGGCCGGGTTGAATGGGTTGAATCTCTTGTCCTGGGAAAAGGGCCTGGCATAAAGAGAGACGGCGATGCGAAAGGGCATGTTGGGTCTGTTGGCGGCGGCGCTGCTGGCGGTGCCGGCGTTCGGGCAGGGCGCTTCGCGCGAAGGGCCGCCGAGGAACATCATCCTCATCGGATGGGACGGGGCGCAGCGGGCGCACGTCCAGGAGGCGCTTGCGCGCGGCGAGTTGCCGACGCTGAAGAAACTGTCCGAGGAAGGGGCCCTTGTGGCTGTTGACGTCGTCACGGGGGCGACGGACACGAAGGCGGGTTGGACGCAGATCCTGACCGGCTACAACCCGGAAGTGACGGGGACGTACAGCAACGGGCGGTTCCGGGACTGCCCGGCGGGCCTGAGCGTGTTCGAGCGGCTCAAAGCGCAGTTCGGATCGGAGAAGTTCGCGGCGCTGGCGGTGATCGGCAAGTCGGGCCACTGCGGCGAGATCCGCGAGCCCTTCAAGAAACCCCTTGAGGAGGTGGAGAAGGAAAAGGCCGGGCAGAAAGCGACCGGGAAGAAACCCGCGAAGGCCGGGGCCGGCAAACAGGCCGGCGGCAAGGTCGTTGAGGAGAACGGCGTCAAGTACCTGGTGTTCGAGGGATCGCCGTACTACACGATGCACAAGAGTTGCGACGTGTGGGAGTACGGCCTCATGCTGGACGAGAAGGTGGGCGCGCGCACGATCGCACTCCTGGAGCAGTACAAGGACAAGCCGTTCTTCTTCTTCGTCCATTTCGCCGAGGTGGACCACAAGGGCCACGGCGGCGGAGAGAACTCGAAGGAATACAACGACGCCCTTATCTCGAACGACACCTGGACCGGCAAGATCATCGAGAAGGTCAAGGGACTGGGCCTGTACGACAAGACGCTGGTCTATGTGACGGCGGACCACGGGTTCAATGAGGACCAGAAAGGCCACGGGTACGCCCCCTGGGTGTTCCTGGGGACGAATGACCCGAAGGTCAAGCGCAGCGGGATGCGTCAGGACATTACGCCGACGATCCTGGACCGGTTCGGGGTGGACCTCGGCCGGTTCCAGCCGCCGCTGGACGGCGAGCCTCTGACGAAGCCCGCTGCCAAGCCGGTGCTGACGGCGCCGGAAAAGGCAGGCCCCGCACGGACGCCGGCCGAGCCGAAAGCGGCGCCCGAGAAAAAGAAGAAGGCGGCATAAGAAGGTCTGTGGAACGAGAACGGGCCGGGGCAGGCGTGCGGCCCCGGTGGAAAGTCAAAGCGGGCGTCCCGGCGTTGGCAGGGACGCCCGCGTTTTCGTGTTCTGGACCGGCTCTCAGCCTTGGGGGCCCTTGGCGGGGCCTTTGGGCGGCGTTTCGGGCGCCTTGGATGGCGTTTCAGGGGCTTTCGGTGGTGTGCCGGCGCCGCTGCTGCCGGACGGCTTGCCCGGCGCACCGGGGGCGCCCTCGACGCGGATGGAACCCATGGATACATGTTGTAGCCAGCGGAGTTTGTCGGCGTGGTAGTAGTCGTCGCGGCGCGAGAGTTCGACGAGAAAGACCCAGGGTCCCTGGCGGAGCATGAGTTTGGGGCGTTCGGGATTGCGGTCGATGGCCAGCCAGAAGATGGCGGCGTGCGAGGTGAGGACGGCCTGCCGCGTCTGGTCGGCCGGTTGGAGGACGTTCGCGAAGAGGGTGTTCAGATAATCCTGGGCGGCGCCGATGGGGTTCCAGAGGAATTGCTTGAGGACGAGGCCCTCCTCTTCCTTTTCGGGGGGCGAGGCCTGGACGACCTGGTTGTACTCTTTCTCGTTGATGGCGGGGGCGTCTCGCAGGTCGCGGAGGACGTCTTCGGCGCGGCGTCGGACGATGTCCTTGTGTCCGTCGAAGATGTTGTTCCACATGCGAGCGGCTTCGGCGGCGACCTGCGCCGGGTTCAGCGAGCCGGCCTGCGTCGCCATCTTCTCGTGGAAGCGGTCGGAGTATTCCTTGTAGAGGTCCTCGAACTGTTTTCGGTTAGCCTCCTGGCGGTCGCTGCATCCGGCCGCCGCGAAAAGGATGAGGCATCCCGCCAGCACCGCGCCAAGAAGGTGTTTCATGGGTTTTCGCCTTCAAAAGGGTTCCGGGTCACTGCCGCCATACTACTTCTTGCCGTACGAGCTGTCAAACAATTGCCGGGCAGGCGGGGGGGGGGTGCGCCAAAATTTTCTGGCATTCTCCGCGGAACCCTCCTAGAAATTGCACAAGGGAACAATTGGGTGGCACCCTGGTCCCGGCGCGCCGGGAGCCGTGCCACACCAGGCACGTATCGCGGCCCGTTGAAGGCGAGAGTTGACAGGGCTTCCCCCCTTGCCGTAACATAGGCGACCTTGGACGGCCTTAGCCGAGGAGGCGTCGAGAATGGCTCTGCGGTTTCGGTGTTCGAAATGCGGGAAGCGGCTGACGGTGAACGAGTCGCCGGGCACGGAAGTGGTGTGCCCGTACTGCAACCAGGGGACGGCGGTGCCGGCGGACGCGGAAACGGTCGCGGGCCCGGCGGCGGCGTTGGCGGCCCCGGCGGCGAGCCAGCCGGCGCAGCCCGTGCCGGACCAGAAGGCGGAAAAGGGGAAGGAAGGGGAGGCGGAAGAAGCGGAAGAGCAGACGTCCATGGATACGGTGATGGGCTGGCTGGCGCTGTATCTTCCGAGTTGGGGCACGAGCGTGGTGCTGCACGTGGCGGTCGGGGTCCTGGCGGCGTTTTTCGCCTGGCAGCAGAGTTATGCCGTCCAGCCGCCGTTCGAGTACAAGTCAGCCGTCGTCGCCCAATCGCAGAAGAAGACGGTCAAGCGTCCGCGTCCGGAAAACAAGATGAAGGACGACGAGGCGAGCCGAGGCAAAATGGTTCCGCGGCCGAGCAGCCTGGTGCGGCACATGGAGAATCCGTTCCCGGACGTGGCGTCGAACAAGATGAACGTGTTGGAGGTGATCGGGGTCGGCGGGGGCGGGAAGGACTACGGCGGACTTGAGGGCCTCGGGACGGGTTCGGGGCTCGGGTCCGGTTTCTTCGGGGCGGGCGGCGAGGCGGGCAAGATCGTTTACGTGGTGGACCGGTCGGGGAGCATGACCGACTCGATCGACTACGTGAAGTTCGAACTGAAGCGTTCGATCGGCGAACTGGGGGACAAGAAAGAGTTCCACGTCATCTTCTTTTCGAGCGGGCCGCCCGTCGAGATGCCGATGCGCCGACTCGTCAACGCGACCGACCGCAACAAACAACTGGCGTTCGAGTTCATCGACGGCGTCATTCCGCAGGGCGAGACGGACCCCGCGAAGGCCCTGGAACGCGCGTTCGAGGTGAAGCCGGAACTCATTTACCTTCTGACGGACGGCGAGTTCGACAAGGCCATCGTGGGCCTCGTGAAGAAGCAGAATGCGGGCGGCCAGGTGACGGTCCATACGATCGGCTTCCTGTACTCCATGGGCGAGCAGGTGCTAAAGCAGATTGCCGAGGAAAACGGGGGCAATTACAAGTTTGTGTCCGAGAAAGACCTTGCGACGCTTATTCACTAGGACCGCGTTGTGGGCGCTGACGGCGACGGCGGCCTTGGCCGCGGCCGCCCCCGCGCGCACCGACCGCATCCGGACGCAGGCCGGCATCGGCTACGACGGGAAAATCGTCGGCATGGACGCCGGAGGCCTGGTCCTGGAGTACGCGGGCGGCAAGCGGACGGTCCCCCTGGCGGACATCGCCTCGATCCGCGTCGATCAGTATCCCGACATGGAGAAGGCGGAGGACGCATACGCGAAAGGCTTGGCGGGCGGCCCGAAGGCGGCCCAGGAGTTCGCCGAGGCGGAAAAACTGTACGAATCGCTTGGTCGGCAAGGCGCTGCGCCGTGGCTCCGCGTTCTCGTGTCCTCG is a window of Planctomycetota bacterium DNA encoding:
- a CDS encoding twin-arginine translocation signal domain-containing protein, producing the protein MNSIRRRGFLKGILAASAVGAAPFTILKAGPSPNSKVHIACVGVGGGIFGTAAWRPG
- a CDS encoding alkaline phosphatase, encoding MRKGMLGLLAAALLAVPAFGQGASREGPPRNIILIGWDGAQRAHVQEALARGELPTLKKLSEEGALVAVDVVTGATDTKAGWTQILTGYNPEVTGTYSNGRFRDCPAGLSVFERLKAQFGSEKFAALAVIGKSGHCGEIREPFKKPLEEVEKEKAGQKATGKKPAKAGAGKQAGGKVVEENGVKYLVFEGSPYYTMHKSCDVWEYGLMLDEKVGARTIALLEQYKDKPFFFFVHFAEVDHKGHGGGENSKEYNDALISNDTWTGKIIEKVKGLGLYDKTLVYVTADHGFNEDQKGHGYAPWVFLGTNDPKVKRSGMRQDITPTILDRFGVDLGRFQPPLDGEPLTKPAAKPVLTAPEKAGPARTPAEPKAAPEKKKKAA
- a CDS encoding VWA domain-containing protein; translation: MALRFRCSKCGKRLTVNESPGTEVVCPYCNQGTAVPADAETVAGPAAALAAPAASQPAQPVPDQKAEKGKEGEAEEAEEQTSMDTVMGWLALYLPSWGTSVVLHVAVGVLAAFFAWQQSYAVQPPFEYKSAVVAQSQKKTVKRPRPENKMKDDEASRGKMVPRPSSLVRHMENPFPDVASNKMNVLEVIGVGGGGKDYGGLEGLGTGSGLGSGFFGAGGEAGKIVYVVDRSGSMTDSIDYVKFELKRSIGELGDKKEFHVIFFSSGPPVEMPMRRLVNATDRNKQLAFEFIDGVIPQGETDPAKALERAFEVKPELIYLLTDGEFDKAIVGLVKKQNAGGQVTVHTIGFLYSMGEQVLKQIAEENGGNYKFVSEKDLATLIH